A region of Syntrophales bacterium DNA encodes the following proteins:
- a CDS encoding CoA pyrophosphatase translates to MDLSLPLQKDEFLELIVEKLGSTPLDFSERMQFIKKSWQTNEVHQAAGVLLPLRFRENPSDGPEGREFTFQLIKRSPTVAQPGDLSCPGGLLHRFLDPILRPFVTSGLVPILQGNALKYARKRDAETFRVMTLFLTNASRESWEEIRLSPWNVLFLGPLPTYSLTLYRRTIFPLVGFVKNSWPIRLNPEVDRVVEIPLNAFFKEGNYGLFYPLGASDQAEPDQQGSYYPCFIYRDDEGGEEILWGATFKIIISFLQIVLDYKLPDMHAKKMIKMQRHPRYLEMIKNRSRDQLHRSKCNDAAT, encoded by the coding sequence ATGGATCTTTCATTACCGTTACAAAAAGACGAATTTCTTGAGCTAATCGTAGAAAAGCTCGGCAGTACCCCCCTTGATTTTTCCGAAAGGATGCAATTTATCAAGAAAAGCTGGCAGACTAACGAAGTTCACCAGGCTGCCGGGGTTCTACTTCCTTTACGTTTCAGGGAAAACCCATCAGATGGGCCAGAAGGAAGGGAATTTACTTTCCAGCTCATTAAACGTTCTCCAACTGTTGCGCAACCTGGAGACCTCAGTTGTCCCGGTGGCTTGCTGCACCGCTTCCTGGATCCCATTTTGAGACCATTTGTCACAAGCGGGTTGGTGCCAATTTTACAGGGTAACGCGCTAAAGTATGCCCGGAAAAGAGACGCCGAAACCTTCAGGGTAATGACCCTCTTCCTGACCAACGCCTCAAGGGAATCATGGGAAGAGATAAGACTCAGTCCCTGGAATGTCCTTTTTTTAGGTCCTCTGCCTACCTATTCCCTTACCCTCTACAGACGGACGATCTTCCCTCTCGTCGGATTTGTGAAGAATTCATGGCCGATTCGACTCAACCCAGAGGTTGACAGGGTTGTAGAAATTCCATTGAATGCGTTTTTCAAAGAAGGGAACTACGGACTTTTTTACCCCCTTGGGGCTTCCGATCAAGCAGAACCAGACCAGCAAGGGTCGTATTATCCATGCTTTATTTACAGGGATGATGAGGGCGGGGAAGAGATACTCTGGGGAGCGACCTTTAAGATTATCATCAGTTTTTTACAGATCGTTCTTGACTACAAACTTCCAGATATGCATGCAAAAAAGATGATAAAAATGCAGCGCCATCCCCGTTACCTGGAGATGATTAAAAACCGTTCAAGGGATCAACTCCACAGGAGTAAATGTAATGATGCTGCGACATAA
- a CDS encoding LemA family protein, translating into MTKGKRNLIIAIVVILVFVISLYSFFKGTYNTFVSMDEAVRGAWAQVENQLQRRYDLIPNLVETVKGYARHEKDVFIEVTKARAKVGGAAKVSDKISANNELSSALSRLLVVVERYPDLKANQNFIRLQDELAGTENRIAVERRRYNDAVKTYNVAIRSFPANLLAGMFGFEKATFFEAPAAAKATPQVKF; encoded by the coding sequence GTGACAAAAGGAAAAAGAAATCTCATCATTGCGATTGTTGTTATCCTTGTGTTTGTTATTTCCCTCTACTCTTTTTTCAAGGGGACTTACAACACCTTCGTTTCGATGGATGAGGCCGTAAGGGGAGCGTGGGCGCAGGTGGAAAATCAACTGCAGAGGCGATATGACCTGATTCCGAATCTTGTAGAGACGGTCAAGGGTTATGCCAGGCATGAAAAGGACGTGTTTATCGAGGTCACGAAGGCAAGGGCAAAGGTGGGTGGTGCAGCGAAGGTATCCGATAAGATCAGCGCTAATAATGAATTGTCCTCTGCTTTGAGCAGATTACTCGTCGTGGTGGAAAGGTATCCTGACCTAAAGGCCAACCAGAATTTCATCCGCCTTCAGGATGAATTGGCGGGGACGGAGAACCGGATTGCCGTCGAGAGAAGGCGATATAATGATGCGGTCAAGACGTACAATGTGGCGATCAGAAGCTTTCCGGCCAATCTTTTAGCAGGTATGTTTGGTTTTGAGAAGGCAACCTTCTTTGAGGCGCCCGCAGCGGCCAAGGCCACCCCACAGGTCAAATTTTAA
- a CDS encoding radical SAM protein has product MEFKEIIIMLLISVTANLLFFGKKIYLFLRDWRHRRILSQFWGVPEGRSKKAYIFYPTYPNPRVDRTEKIGYYLSDEDAKTVELLQRNLVKLGFDCQRKEVSELFNADHPVPRDGIIILVCGPKLDPTTNQVVDDPWIGGNPVSSWFYRCYHKKMGIELLYNPEFKRKQYQIPIPFLGSETLYSPQDERPQENIDRGLLVRFKVDQQFFFLCWGIHGSATLGTVKVALDPAYLAKFSLHSPNIIAVVQAEKIDEISGDVLAGAVGYPLPEKDITPILKPDPFSPGAWLPAERPVYGLSYLWATTGNVENVKKGNYVQLAPVAAEFDASLYCPYNCSWCPYRQDRTGEILKDEKKALAIVDKIAESGVRLVVLTGGGEPLESNCVEAVAERCRHHKMLVTLYTNGLLLNDLRAYHLMSRGVSEIRISLDDVSSVENYMAIHGLRKDQRKAMEDVEYNTRQLLGLRARNGFSTRIGASFLVSDKTLSNLERSAVTLSKWLHKVGPFDYVAIRPAVKYWPGGEPHNAYFKGGDADFNMLKKAAQQFKEKGVARHIFISWQRFRDLNKYSPNAYGKCLASTLWLNIGPDGTAYLCCETKHKSSFKLGNILEKPLDELLKSALINATRSIPFGSAGCPVLLCKPSALNQLFDEIESYRKDGSLPEHICKWLNAVAEYNLESGTTALLIPSVSGIYEEYPLPYNSPSHHSG; this is encoded by the coding sequence GTGGAATTTAAAGAGATAATCATAATGCTATTAATAAGCGTTACCGCGAATCTCCTTTTCTTTGGCAAGAAAATATATCTGTTCCTCCGAGACTGGAGGCATCGGAGAATTCTGTCACAATTCTGGGGAGTACCAGAAGGAAGATCGAAGAAAGCCTACATTTTTTATCCGACCTATCCGAATCCGAGAGTGGATAGGACAGAAAAAATTGGCTACTATTTATCAGATGAAGATGCCAAAACAGTTGAACTCCTGCAACGAAACTTGGTAAAATTAGGATTCGACTGCCAAAGAAAAGAGGTGTCCGAACTCTTCAATGCAGACCATCCCGTGCCAAGAGATGGTATAATTATACTTGTGTGTGGTCCAAAACTCGACCCTACCACCAACCAAGTCGTGGACGATCCTTGGATTGGTGGCAATCCCGTTTCAAGTTGGTTTTATCGCTGTTACCACAAGAAGATGGGCATAGAACTGTTGTACAATCCTGAATTCAAAAGAAAACAATATCAAATCCCCATTCCCTTTCTCGGATCCGAAACACTGTACTCTCCACAGGATGAGCGGCCACAGGAGAATATTGACAGGGGACTACTCGTGAGATTCAAAGTTGACCAACAGTTCTTCTTTCTTTGCTGGGGTATCCACGGATCCGCCACGCTCGGTACCGTAAAGGTGGCACTGGATCCTGCATACCTTGCCAAGTTTTCCTTACACTCGCCAAATATCATAGCAGTTGTTCAGGCAGAGAAAATCGACGAGATATCAGGAGATGTCCTCGCAGGAGCTGTAGGATACCCTCTTCCCGAGAAAGACATAACACCTATCTTAAAACCTGACCCATTCAGCCCGGGTGCATGGTTGCCTGCCGAAAGACCCGTTTATGGCCTATCGTATCTTTGGGCAACTACGGGTAACGTAGAAAACGTCAAAAAAGGGAATTACGTCCAGTTAGCCCCGGTTGCCGCAGAATTTGATGCCTCGCTTTACTGCCCCTACAATTGTTCTTGGTGTCCATACCGACAAGACAGAACCGGGGAAATTCTCAAAGACGAGAAAAAAGCCTTGGCTATAGTTGATAAGATAGCAGAGAGTGGGGTCCGACTCGTTGTTCTTACCGGAGGCGGAGAACCACTTGAGTCCAACTGTGTTGAAGCTGTGGCAGAGCGCTGTAGGCATCACAAGATGCTGGTGACTTTATACACGAATGGTTTATTGTTGAATGACTTACGTGCTTACCATCTGATGTCTCGGGGTGTTTCTGAGATCCGCATTTCACTGGATGATGTTTCCTCCGTTGAGAACTATATGGCTATTCATGGCCTTAGGAAGGATCAGAGGAAGGCGATGGAGGACGTGGAGTACAACACAAGGCAATTGCTCGGACTAAGGGCAAGAAACGGGTTCAGTACCAGAATTGGTGCATCTTTCTTGGTTTCTGATAAAACGTTGTCTAATCTTGAAAGATCTGCGGTGACGTTGAGCAAGTGGCTACATAAAGTAGGGCCATTCGACTACGTGGCTATTCGTCCTGCCGTGAAGTACTGGCCCGGCGGAGAACCTCACAACGCATACTTCAAGGGTGGGGATGCGGATTTTAACATGCTCAAAAAAGCGGCACAGCAGTTCAAGGAAAAGGGGGTGGCTAGGCATATATTTATCTCATGGCAACGCTTTAGGGATTTGAACAAGTACAGTCCAAATGCGTACGGTAAGTGCCTTGCGTCTACCCTCTGGCTGAACATTGGGCCAGACGGCACGGCATATTTGTGTTGTGAGACGAAACATAAGAGTAGCTTTAAATTGGGGAATATATTAGAAAAACCACTCGATGAACTCCTCAAGTCTGCTTTAATTAATGCAACGAGGTCAATACCTTTTGGTTCGGCCGGCTGTCCTGTACTTTTGTGCAAGCCATCAGCACTCAACCAGTTATTCGATGAGATCGAATCATACAGAAAGGACGGTAGCCTGCCTGAGCATATATGCAAGTGGCTAAATGCGGTTGCGGAATACAATCTGGAGTCCGGCACCACTGCACTGCTCATCCCAAGCGTTTCTGGAATATATGAGGAGTATCCATTACCTTATAATAGTCCGTCCCATCATTCCGGGTAA
- a CDS encoding FG-GAP-like repeat-containing protein has product MKYLCRIATQRTVKKAFIICLFALIAVSGQLWAKEKTTLAVLPFSVHSAENIDYLHQGIWDMLSSRIAADGKIEVISKDAVIDALKGTGEKELTLTDVYGLGKKMSVDFVVWGSITKIGNSLSIDGKLVDITTYKSPVGIFTQSQGMDEVIPKISDFAQRINYHILGAPSPPTSDLSPVTSPLPMPQQPTPQYTRESEIISGMKTSKKGTFTSVINPDFINAAQPLDRKGFWMSQKYPTEFKGMDIGDVNKDGLNEVVVIDSHNVMIYQKKGKDFNLLQQISGKSYDNYLAVDVADINQDGVKEIFVTSLRGNMVNSFVLEFKMGRFVEIASNLRWFLRVIDSSSDTPLLLGQRMGSDKAFDTPIYEIVWVHGKYREGRKMKIPEGLSIYGLTMESLGAGGGRRIIALDSTDHLCIYEETDKPLAKIHVFGGSNELLWKGDDVFGGSNNYFEKTITERYNKNDKYTYLNVRILTHDINKDGKKEIIIVKNLSSVGRIFKNLRLFTSSEIYNLEWDGLGLAENWRTRKINGYAADYQLKDIDNDGQDEIVLALVLSGGKSAIVAYKLNVQ; this is encoded by the coding sequence ATGAAATATTTATGTCGCATAGCGACACAAAGGACAGTGAAAAAAGCTTTTATTATATGTTTGTTTGCTCTAATAGCAGTATCCGGACAACTATGGGCGAAGGAAAAAACGACGCTTGCCGTTCTGCCATTCTCTGTCCACAGTGCAGAAAATATTGATTATCTACACCAGGGCATATGGGATATGCTGTCCTCCCGTATCGCTGCCGATGGCAAGATAGAGGTGATCAGCAAGGATGCAGTCATTGATGCCCTGAAAGGAACAGGAGAAAAAGAACTGACTCTCACAGATGTTTATGGTCTGGGAAAGAAAATGAGTGTAGATTTTGTTGTCTGGGGTAGTATTACAAAGATTGGCAACAGCTTGAGCATAGACGGAAAGCTTGTAGACATCACCACTTATAAATCACCGGTAGGTATCTTTACCCAGTCTCAGGGTATGGATGAGGTCATACCGAAGATCAGCGATTTTGCCCAGAGGATCAATTACCATATTCTGGGTGCACCTTCTCCTCCAACTTCTGACCTTTCTCCCGTGACGTCGCCACTCCCCATGCCTCAACAGCCCACACCGCAGTACACCCGGGAAAGTGAAATTATATCAGGGATGAAAACCAGTAAAAAAGGCACCTTTACCTCGGTAATCAATCCCGATTTTATAAATGCGGCACAACCTCTCGACAGGAAAGGATTCTGGATGAGCCAGAAGTATCCGACCGAATTTAAAGGTATGGATATCGGTGATGTCAATAAAGATGGTTTAAATGAAGTGGTAGTCATTGATAGTCATAATGTCATGATATATCAGAAAAAAGGGAAGGATTTTAATTTACTCCAACAGATATCCGGAAAGTCTTATGATAACTATCTCGCCGTAGATGTAGCCGATATTAATCAGGATGGTGTAAAGGAGATATTTGTCACCAGTTTGAGAGGAAACATGGTGAACTCCTTTGTCCTTGAATTTAAGATGGGAAGATTTGTTGAAATTGCCTCGAATCTACGCTGGTTTTTGAGGGTCATTGATTCTTCCTCGGATACTCCTCTGCTGTTGGGACAGAGAATGGGAAGTGATAAGGCGTTTGATACTCCTATTTACGAGATCGTCTGGGTACATGGCAAATACAGGGAAGGTAGGAAAATGAAGATTCCAGAGGGGCTTTCTATCTATGGCCTTACCATGGAAAGTTTAGGGGCCGGTGGGGGCAGGAGAATAATTGCCCTTGATAGCACTGACCATCTCTGTATCTATGAAGAAACGGACAAGCCCCTTGCAAAGATCCATGTTTTCGGTGGGAGTAATGAATTGCTCTGGAAGGGTGATGACGTCTTTGGGGGAAGCAACAACTACTTTGAAAAGACTATCACTGAGCGATACAATAAGAACGATAAATACACCTATCTAAATGTAAGAATTCTGACCCATGACATTAACAAAGATGGGAAAAAAGAGATTATTATCGTAAAGAATCTATCTTCTGTGGGGAGGATTTTCAAGAATTTGAGGCTTTTCACCTCCAGTGAGATATACAATCTCGAATGGGATGGTCTCGGTCTGGCGGAAAACTGGAGGACAAGGAAGATCAATGGGTATGCTGCTGACTATCAGCTCAAGGATATTGACAATGATGGGCAAGATGAAATTGTGCTGGCGCTTGTATTATCAGGCGGCAAAAGCGCCATTGTGGCTTATAAACTGAATGTTCAATAG
- a CDS encoding TPM domain-containing protein — MKVRYVTTKSASDRGRFISMVSVIILLLLTVSSLEGKEKFPPPRGAVNDFAGVIPSPYVNQMESLAREVLEKTGTSVIVATMETIGDNDPDDYANQLYEVWGIGKKGEDKGVLIFLAVRERKIRIETGYGVEGILPDGLVGEILDRAVIPYLKTGDYGKGLTNAMIAVSSVVAKAADISLTGSPTISQPLTKRPRRGSSLFPLLLLLLIMIPLLGTRQGRALLPLLLLMFLSGGGRGGGGGFGSFGGGFGGFGGGSSGGGGAGRGF; from the coding sequence ATGAAGGTGAGATACGTAACGACAAAATCGGCATCTGATCGTGGAAGGTTCATCTCGATGGTGTCTGTCATTATTTTGTTGTTGCTGACCGTTTCTTCCCTGGAAGGAAAAGAAAAGTTTCCGCCGCCGCGGGGCGCCGTCAACGATTTCGCCGGGGTCATCCCTTCCCCCTATGTAAACCAGATGGAGAGCCTTGCCCGGGAGGTTCTGGAAAAAACAGGGACCTCGGTTATCGTCGCCACCATGGAGACTATCGGGGATAACGACCCTGACGATTATGCCAACCAGTTATACGAGGTCTGGGGTATCGGGAAGAAAGGGGAAGACAAAGGCGTCCTGATTTTTCTTGCCGTCAGGGAAAGAAAGATCAGGATCGAGACGGGATATGGGGTGGAAGGTATCCTTCCTGACGGACTCGTGGGCGAGATCCTCGACAGAGCCGTAATTCCCTATCTTAAAACTGGGGATTACGGCAAGGGACTTACCAATGCCATGATTGCCGTATCGTCCGTTGTCGCAAAGGCGGCTGATATTTCCCTGACGGGCAGTCCCACTATCAGTCAGCCGCTAACAAAAAGGCCAAGACGGGGCAGCAGTTTATTCCCCCTGCTCCTTCTGCTCCTCATCATGATCCCCCTCCTCGGCACGAGGCAGGGACGGGCCCTACTTCCCCTGCTTCTCCTGATGTTTTTAAGCGGCGGCGGCAGAGGCGGGGGAGGCGGATTCGGGAGCTTTGGCGGTGGTTTTGGAGGTTTTGGCGGCGGGAGCAGCGGCGGCGGCGGGGCTGGCCGGGGATTTTAA
- a CDS encoding phosphomannomutase/phosphoglucomutase, with protein MKPFLNPLIFRAYDIRGKVGTDLTPDIALLIGKAFGTYIQKIEGNEIAIGKDNRLSSEYLQEAFINGLLSTGCNIIDIGLSLSPMLYFAVAKWKLHGGVNVTGSHNPIEYNGFKMTKRDASPVAEEEIQVIKQIVEEETFIQGKGKIEQKEIKTEYYDFLKSKVNLRKKIKVVVDAGNGIAGIYAPQLLREIGCDVIELYCESDGTFPHHLPDPEMEENLRDLKNKVKENEADIGLAYDGDGDRIGIVDEKEQHYESDFILILLARDFLQRHPGERVLFDVKCSKNVYDDIKAHGGIPFLYKTGHSLIKKKMREENILFGGEISGHMFFGEDSFVYDDGIQASLRILDILSKDDKRLSDHFIGLRHYFITQEIKVDCPDEDKFQVVDSVSSFFLSQYPDSVTIDGIRINFSNGWALIRASNTNPYLTVRVEADSEQLKQEIKRRVREILQTFPSVTIPEALKD; from the coding sequence ATGAAGCCTTTTCTTAATCCTCTTATATTTAGAGCCTATGATATCCGTGGCAAGGTAGGAACTGACTTAACCCCAGACATTGCATTGTTGATAGGAAAAGCATTTGGGACATATATACAGAAAATTGAAGGGAATGAGATAGCAATTGGGAAAGATAACCGTTTGAGTTCTGAATATTTACAGGAAGCATTTATTAACGGATTACTATCTACAGGTTGTAATATCATTGACATCGGACTCAGTCTCTCTCCAATGCTTTATTTTGCCGTTGCTAAATGGAAACTTCATGGTGGTGTTAATGTTACAGGCAGCCATAATCCAATAGAATATAATGGTTTTAAGATGACTAAAAGAGACGCATCACCCGTTGCAGAAGAAGAAATTCAGGTGATTAAGCAAATAGTTGAAGAAGAGACCTTTATTCAGGGCAAAGGAAAGATCGAGCAGAAGGAAATAAAGACCGAATATTATGATTTTCTCAAGAGCAAGGTCAACCTCCGAAAAAAAATTAAGGTTGTTGTGGATGCAGGTAATGGAATAGCAGGCATTTACGCTCCACAACTGCTGCGAGAAATAGGATGTGACGTTATTGAACTTTATTGCGAATCTGACGGTACTTTCCCTCATCATTTACCTGATCCGGAAATGGAAGAAAACTTGCGAGATCTCAAAAATAAAGTTAAAGAGAACGAGGCGGATATCGGTTTAGCTTATGATGGCGATGGTGATAGGATAGGAATCGTTGATGAAAAAGAACAACATTATGAAAGCGACTTCATCCTTATTCTGCTGGCCAGAGACTTTCTTCAGCGACACCCCGGTGAAAGGGTGCTCTTTGACGTCAAGTGCTCCAAAAATGTTTATGATGATATAAAAGCTCATGGTGGTATCCCATTTCTCTATAAGACCGGGCATTCTCTCATAAAGAAAAAAATGCGCGAGGAAAACATCTTGTTTGGAGGAGAGATTAGCGGCCATATGTTTTTTGGAGAAGATTCCTTTGTCTATGACGATGGCATTCAAGCATCACTTCGCATACTGGATATTCTTAGCAAGGATGATAAACGGCTGTCGGATCATTTTATCGGTCTGCGACATTACTTTATAACTCAGGAGATCAAAGTAGACTGTCCTGATGAAGATAAGTTTCAAGTTGTTGACAGTGTAAGTTCTTTTTTCTTATCTCAATATCCCGATTCAGTTACAATTGACGGTATTAGAATAAATTTTTCAAATGGATGGGCATTGATAAGAGCATCTAATACTAATCCATATTTAACCGTGCGGGTTGAAGCAGACTCTGAACAGTTGAAGCAAGAGATTAAGAGAAGGGTTCGTGAAATACTTCAAACATTCCCTTCAGTCACAATTCCGGAAGCATTAAAGGATTAA
- a CDS encoding B12-binding domain-containing radical SAM protein, which produces MNILMVYPRYPVTFWSFKYILKYISKKATFPPLGLMTVAAMLPDDWNVRLIDLNVKKVKERDLEWADYVMISAMLVQKESVHEILHRCQHLGKKVIAGGPLFNSTPEEYIHLVDHLILNEAEHTLPPFLTDLKNGNPKKVYRSPDFPTLTLTPFPRWDLINVKNYASLMIQYSRGCPFNCDFCDVTAMFGHNPRLKSIDQFLGELQAIYDTGWRGGVFIVDDNFIGNKKAIKKMLPQVINWMKAHHHPFVFLTEASINIADDDKLIDLMVEAGFESVFIGIETPDEDSLKECSKHQNCGLDIGAAIKKLQAKGLQVSGGYIVGFDNDNESIFTRQIKFIQETGVVTAMVGLLNALPNTRLWQRLKEEHRLDSSSSGNNTDGSINFIPRMDREKLIEGYRRIVRTIYSPRHYYQRVCKFLEHYKPCRKRRRIEYVQIKAFLKSIFYLGILGNGASQWYYWKMLFKSMTFYRKSFPEAMTLMVYGHHFRKIAKKI; this is translated from the coding sequence ATGAACATTTTAATGGTCTACCCCCGGTATCCGGTTACGTTCTGGAGTTTTAAATATATCTTGAAGTATATATCGAAGAAAGCTACCTTTCCTCCTTTAGGGTTGATGACGGTAGCGGCTATGCTTCCTGATGACTGGAACGTTCGCCTCATTGATTTGAATGTAAAAAAGGTCAAGGAGAGAGACCTCGAATGGGCCGACTATGTGATGATCAGCGCCATGTTAGTCCAGAAAGAATCGGTCCACGAAATTTTGCACCGGTGCCAGCACCTGGGGAAGAAAGTCATTGCCGGAGGACCCCTTTTCAATAGCACCCCGGAGGAATATATACATCTGGTAGATCATCTGATCTTGAATGAGGCAGAACATACCCTGCCTCCGTTTCTAACTGACCTTAAAAACGGCAACCCGAAGAAAGTTTATCGCTCTCCCGACTTCCCCACATTGACGCTCACACCTTTTCCCCGTTGGGATCTGATTAATGTTAAAAATTATGCTTCCCTGATGATCCAGTATTCCCGTGGTTGTCCCTTCAATTGCGATTTTTGTGATGTTACGGCGATGTTCGGCCATAACCCGCGCCTGAAGAGCATTGATCAGTTTTTGGGTGAGCTACAGGCAATTTACGATACGGGCTGGCGTGGCGGCGTTTTTATCGTTGACGACAACTTTATCGGCAATAAAAAGGCAATCAAAAAGATGCTGCCCCAAGTGATCAACTGGATGAAGGCACACCATCATCCTTTTGTTTTTTTAACGGAGGCCTCGATAAACATTGCTGATGACGATAAATTAATTGATCTGATGGTTGAAGCCGGCTTCGAGAGTGTTTTTATCGGCATAGAGACACCTGATGAGGATAGCCTGAAAGAATGCTCGAAGCATCAAAACTGCGGGCTTGACATAGGGGCGGCGATAAAAAAATTGCAGGCAAAAGGTCTCCAGGTTTCAGGGGGGTATATCGTCGGATTTGACAACGATAATGAAAGCATCTTCACAAGACAGATAAAGTTTATCCAGGAAACCGGGGTCGTGACTGCCATGGTTGGCCTGTTAAACGCCTTGCCGAATACCAGGCTCTGGCAGCGACTGAAAGAGGAACACCGCCTCGACTCATCTTCATCTGGCAATAATACCGATGGTAGTATCAACTTCATCCCCCGGATGGACAGGGAAAAACTTATTGAGGGCTATAGAAGGATAGTCAGAACCATCTACAGCCCCCGGCATTATTATCAACGGGTCTGCAAGTTTCTGGAACATTATAAACCTTGCAGGAAAAGAAGAAGAATAGAATATGTGCAGATTAAGGCCTTCCTTAAATCCATATTTTATCTCGGCATCCTCGGAAATGGCGCATCCCAGTGGTATTACTGGAAAATGCTCTTCAAATCAATGACATTTTATAGAAAATCCTTTCCCGAGGCCATGACTCTCATGGTTTACGGACATCACTTCCGTAAGATAGCGAAAAAAATCTGA